The following DNA comes from Meiothermus sp..
TCGGATGGGTAGGCCGAGACGCCCTCGGCGGCCACCCCGTGGTCGGCGGCGCAGACGATCACGGCGCCCTTGCCCAGCGTGGGCCGCAGGGTCTGCTGGATGGCGGCCAGGCGAACCCCCAGTTCCTCCAGATACCCCAGCGAGCCCGGCGGCTTGGTGAGCTGATCCTGGTGGGCTCGAGCCTGGGCCAGCCATTCTTGGGGGATGGGTGGGATGTTGAAGTGCATCATAGACTATTTAATCTGTACCGGAATGCCCGCCACCAGCAGGTAGACCCGGTGGGCCTCCTGGGCGACGCGGGTGTTGGCCGCCCCCAGCAGGTCGCGTTAGTGCCGGGCCAGGGAGTTCTCGGGCACGACGCCCAGGCCCACCTCGTTGCTGACCACCAGCAGGGTTTTGCCGGTCTGGGCCCGAACCGCCAGCAGGTGCTCGAGCGCGGGCAGCACCTCGAGCCCGGCCAGCATCAGGTTGGAGACCCACAGGGTCAGGCAGTCCAGCAGCACCACCCCATGCCGGGCCTCCTGCAGGGCCTGGGGCACCTCGAGCGGGGCTTCCAGGGTTTCCCAGGTGGGGGGGCGCTCGGCCCGGTGCTTAGCGATGCGCTGGCGCATCTCCCCGTCCAGCGGCTCCGCTGTGGCGATAAAGCTCACCTGCGCCTGCCCCAGGGCCAGGGCCTGGGCCTGGGCAAAGCGGCTCTTACCGGCCCTGGCTCCCCCCGTGATGAGCACCAGATGGTTCTGCACAGGGCCTCACCCCTTGTCCTCGGGTGTCCGCACGAAGCGCACCCGCTTGTGCGCCCAGTCCACCCCTACCACTGCACAGGGCGGCAGGAAGCGGTCTTGATCTAGCTCCCGCAGCACCATGCGCAGCACCCCCCCGTGGGTGAAAACCAGGTGGCGGCCCGCCGGCAGGCGGTCGAAGAAGCCATACACCCGACAGCGCAACTGGGCGGTGGACTCCCCCCCGGGCGCCTGGAAGCCATCAAAGGCCAGGAGCGCCGCTTTGTAGGCCTCGGGCAGCTCGGCCCACTTCAGGCCCTCGAGCTGGCCGAACTCGAGCTCGCGCAGCGCCACCGAGACTTCTTGGGGTTCGCCGTAGGCCAGCCGGGCGGTCTGGATGGCCCGTTGCAAATCGGAGGCCACCACCCGCTCGAAGCGTTCGGCGGCCAGCCAGCCCGACAGAGCCCGGGCCTGCTGCTCGCCCAGCGCGGTAAGCGGCACATCGCTCCAGCCGGTGAGCCGCCCCTCCTGGTTCCACGGGGTCTCTCCGTGCCGCACCAGCCAGAGTTCGCTCATGGCTCCACCCAGGCATAAAAGGGGGTCTCCACGAACTCCGGCGGCCCCGCCAGATACAGCCCCAGCCCCGGCAGGCGCAGCACCGGGCCCTCCTGCTCGAAGTCCAGGGGATCGGCAGGCAGGGCATACAGCAGGGTTTCACCCGGCGGCAGCCCGGCCCGCATCAGGTGGGCGTGCCCCGCCCCCCGCCCCATGCGCACACACGTGGTCTGGGCCGAGCGCATCACCGCCACATAGCGCGCCAGCCGCGGCCCGTCCTGGGTCATCAGGCGGCGCACCTCGCCCAGGTCGAGCACCAATAGTTTGGGGGTAACCTTCAAGCTGGCCTGCATCTACCCTCCCAGGAGCACCACCGGCTGGCCCTCGATCCACCGCACCCGCACCTGCCGGCCATACACCTGCTGCAACAGGGCCTCGCTCAGCACCTCGCCCGGCCGGCCCTGGGCCAAAAGCCGCCCCTCCGACAAAAAAGCCACCCAGTCGGCCTTACCGGCCAGGTTGGGGTCGTGCAGCACCGTAAGGATGCCCAGCCCCTGGGCCCGCAAGCCCGCCACCAGGGCCAGAAACTCGGCCTGGTGGTGCAGGTCGAGGTGGTTGGTGGGCTCGTCCAGCAGCAAAAACCTGGGCCGCGCCGCCAAGGCTCGGGCCAGCAAAACCCGCTGCCGCTCCCCGCCCGAGAGCGTGGGCAGCAGCCGGTGGCGGAACCCGCTCACCTGGGTCTGCTGCATGGCCCATTCCACCGCCTCCCGGTCGGCCCGGCCCCCCCGCCCCAGCAAGCCCAGGTGGGGGGTGCGGCCCAGGGCCACCACCTCTTCTACCGTGAGGTCTTCGGGGTAGCCGCCGTTCTGCGGCAGGAAGGCGATCTGCTGGCCTCGAAGCCAGCTCGAGTACCCCCCCAGGGGCCGCCCGCCCAGGTACACCCCCCCTCGAGTTGGCTTCAAGAGCCCGGCCAGTAGGCGCAGCAGGGTAGACTTCCCCGAGCCGTTGGGCCCCAACAGGGCCAGCCACTCCCCCGCGTTCAGCTC
Coding sequences within:
- a CDS encoding ABC transporter ATP-binding protein: MSEGKAVIEGPVVRGLGALEVSFAYRGRAVLEDIHLELNAGEWLALLGPNGSGKSTLLRLLAGLLKPTRGGVYLGGRPLGGYSSWLRGQQIAFLPQNGGYPEDLTVEEVVALGRTPHLGLLGRGGRADREAVEWAMQQTQVSGFRHRLLPTLSGGERQRVLLARALAARPRFLLLDEPTNHLDLHHQAEFLALVAGLRAQGLGILTVLHDPNLAGKADWVAFLSEGRLLAQGRPGEVLSEALLQQVYGRQVRVRWIEGQPVVLLGG
- a CDS encoding bifunctional adenosylcobinamide kinase/adenosylcobinamide-phosphate guanylyltransferase, whose protein sequence is MQNHLVLITGGARAGKSRFAQAQALALGQAQVSFIATAEPLDGEMRQRIAKHRAERPPTWETLEAPLEVPQALQEARHGVVLLDCLTLWVSNLMLAGLEVLPALEHLLAVRAQTGKTLLVVSNEVGLGVVPENSLARH
- a CDS encoding histidine phosphatase family protein; this translates as MSELWLVRHGETPWNQEGRLTGWSDVPLTALGEQQARALSGWLAAERFERVVASDLQRAIQTARLAYGEPQEVSVALRELEFGQLEGLKWAELPEAYKAALLAFDGFQAPGGESTAQLRCRVYGFFDRLPAGRHLVFTHGGVLRMVLRELDQDRFLPPCAVVGVDWAHKRVRFVRTPEDKG